One Deltaproteobacteria bacterium HGW-Deltaproteobacteria-2 genomic window, GGTTAGCAATCATAAATTCCAATTTTATAATTCTCACATCATAATATTGAGCTTAATAATATAGGGCGCCCTGTATGATATCAGAGCGCCCTATGTGCTGTTCGTAAATAATTATAATTTTTTACAAAAATTACCCCTTATTTTTTCGTATCTTTAATGCGGCTTTCTTCGGGCCACTGTAAACCTAAAGTATTAACCAGTTTCCCCATACCGCTCAAAATTCTATACGAGTCGTACATTTTATCATATTGGGCATTGATGAGATCGCTCTTTGCCGTGATCTTTTCAGCCGATGTGTCAAGGACGTCAAACAGCGTGCGCCGTCCGATTGACCATTGCGAAATAAAAGCGTCCGCTGCCGAACCTGTAGACGTTACGTATTGTTCAAGCTGCTTGATCCGTCTTTGATCCGCCATATATGCTTCATAGGAAAGGCGAATTGACTGGATGGTTTGCCTTTCGGTTTTTTTAGCTATTTCTTCTCCTTCTTTTATTAAATATGATGTTTCTTTTATCCTCGCCTGATTAGCAAAACCATTGAATATATTGAATTTGAGTGTCGCATTCACCTGGAAATAATCCTGGTAATCATAGCGACCCATAGGTCCGGTTATTTCATTGCCCCATGTGTATTCCGCACCTACATCAATGCTGGGATAAACGAGCGCCTTTGCTGTTCTATGCTGATATTTCCTCGCCTCGACATCCGCTTTGGCCGACTTTAAAGTTGGGTGATTATCCAAAGCTATCCTCACCGCTTCTTGCAAAGTCGCAGGAATTTCCCCATAGAACGGCTCTGGTTTGACCGGGCTTACAGGTAAATATCCCATTACAGCCTGATAATCTGTTTTTGCATTCTCTACGTTTGCCTGAGTAACAATAAGGTTGGATTCCGCCAAAGCCCAACGAGCCTTGATCTGCTCGAAATCGACTCCGCGATCAACTCCCGCCTTGCTTCTCAACTTGATCTGGTCGTGAAAGCGCTCATGAATGAGCAGATTTTCTTTTGCCAGATCATGTTGCTCAAGCGCGCGTAGATAGTTCAGATAAACCCTGCATGCGAGCAATGCGGTATTTTCTGAGGCCCCCTGTAAAAGATATGCCTCGGAAGCTACTCGGGATTTTTGGCGAAATGTTTCCGACAGTGTAGCGCCTCCCCGGAATAAATTCTGATTGAGCCTGATAGTAGCTGAACGTGGCCTGAGTTGGTCAGGCTCCAATTCTGTTGGATGATTCTGTTTAACATATCCGGCTGACAGAGATGTATCGATCACCGGGAAAAAATCGGCCATTGCCTGCCGTACCTCCTGATCCCTGCCCAATCGATTATAGGCTACGGATGTTATGTCTGGATTGTTTTGCAGGACTGATTTAACTGCATCCTGAATTGTTTCCCCTCGTGCATCGACTGCTCCCATGAGAAAAAAAACTGAAACGATAATGAGAACAGATCTAAAATAATATTTCATATTATCCTCCTTACAGACATTTAATGAAATTGGAATCTCAACAAAGACAAAATAATTTTTGTTTATAATTAACTTAATTATCTGTGGGTTAACTTTTTAAATCCACATTTAGGTAAGTATAGTTTACAGAGTTCAAAATAAATTACAAATTTTACTCTGGACTATATTAAATGGGCTTTGGATTTCCTCGCTTAGCAATAAAACTTCTGGTGATATATTATTATGATTTTAACCGTTGTCAAGAAATTTTTAACAATTTATCATTAAAAAAATGGTCAATTTTAGTGTTTTATTTAACATAAAGTAAATTAGCTTCCCAACCTAGAGAATATCTTCAACAATGATATTTTGGGAAGATATCTTTTCCCGTATTTGTTCGCGTTCAATTATTTTTTCCTGCGCCTTTTCCGGAAGCTCCGTAAAAAGTATGATGTTTTTTTTCGTCAGTAGATTTATTAAATCTTCGAGAAGTCGAATTAAACCAGCATCGGAATGAGCCAGTAAACTTTCAAGGAACTTGTTGTCCAGATTATCCTTTAGAAAGTTGAGGACTTCATCATCCTTAATTGACTTTACTTCCGTTGAATTTGGGCCTGCAACTGTTCGCAATCCAATAATTTTCCCTTCAGCGGAGCGTTCAATATAAGGCATATTTTGTCATCCGAACATGTAAGAAATTATAAATTACGGCATAGCCGAAAAACTTACTTCCACAAAAAATACTCTAATAGCATCAATTTTTTTGTTGCTTGATTATCAATTAAAATGTATATATTTAGAGCATTTATTTTTTATAAACACCTACACTATTTATTAAGAAAAGTAATGTGGCCTATTAGCATGTTTTTTAAAATATGTATACTTTTTTTTAAAAACATGTAATATAAAAAAACATACTATTTTGAGTGATTTATGCCGGAAAAAAGCTCCACCTTCATAGCCAATAATTGGAATGTTCCTGAAAATCAAGACATACATGAAGATCCTCTTCTGGATTGTTTAATCATCCTAACCAAGATGTACGGTCGAAATGCCTCAAAAGCAAGCTTGAGCGCCGGGCTACCTCTTGTCCAGAATCGACTCACAGTAGAACTGTTTGCTCGTGCTGCGAATCGAGCCGATCTTTCTTCACGGACACTCGAGAAATCTCTTGATGAGATCGGTTCTGTTCAGTTACCGGCCATATTGCTGCTTCATGATCGCCAGGCATGCATTCTGGTGGAAAAAAATACTACCCTAAATGAATACAAGATCCTTTTACCTCAAAGCGGCAGCGGGGAAAAAGTAATTACCAGGGATGAATTGGAAAAACTTTACACGGGTAATGCAATTTTTGTCCGCCCCAAGTACCTGACGGAAAAAAAATCAATTGCCAACGCACAGTCCGGTACATCGAAACACTGGTTTTGGGGAACCATTTTAGAATCATGGCGCGTTTATCGGGATGTATTCCTGGCCGCCTTCCTCATAAATGTATTTGGTCTGGTGGGCATTTTTTATGTCCTGAATGTCTATGACCGGGTAATTCCAAACAGTGCTTATGAAACTCTATGGGTCCTATCCATTGGGGTGACAGTAATCTACCTTTTTGCGGTTGTAATGCGCGCCCTGCGGAGCTATTTCGTTGATGAAGCGGCAAAGAAGACCAATCTGAAAATCTCTGCGATGCTGCTTCAGAAAGTTCTCGACCTGAAAATGGAAGCACGTCCGCAATCCATAGGTTCATTTACTAAAAACCTGCAGGAATTTGAAGGTATCCGCGACTTCATTACATCATTTTCGATCACCGCGATCATCGACCTGCCCTTCACTATCCTGGGTCTGTTCGTTGTCTGGTGGATAGGTAGTTATATTGTTCTGGTTCACGTTATAGCGATCGTTATATTGATCGCTTATTCTTATTTCATTCAAGCTCCGCTTAAACGGGTTGTCGAAAAAACAATAGAAGCCTCAGCGCAGAAAAATGCAATTCTCGTTGAGGGTGTCGCCGGCCTCGAAACGATAAAAATGCTGGGCGCTGAAGGTCAGATTCAAAGGGCGTGGGAAGAAGCTGTCAGCTACATTTCGAAATGGGGTAACAAATCGCGCATAATTTCGTCTTCCGTTCAGGATGTTACGTATTTAGTGCAGAATATCATGATAGTGGCTGTTGTCGTTGCCGGTGTCTACATGATCACTGCAGGCAATCTTACTTCAGGCGGCCTTATAGCTTTAGTCATCCTCTCCAGGCAGGTGATCGCCCCCATGGCGCAGGTTGTAAATCTCGCAACGCGATATCATCATGCTAAAGAAGCTTTGAAAACACTAGATGAAATCATGAACCTTCCTGTCGAGAGACCTGCCGGCAAAATATTTTTACCGAGGAAACGTTTTAACGGTGTCATCGGCGTGAAGAACCTCACATTTTCCTACCCCGGTCAGACCACAAATGTCCTTAACAACATTACTCTGGAAATTGCCGCGGGAGAGAAAGTTGGTATTATCGGACCTGTGGGTTCAGGTAAAACCACTCTGGGTAAACTGATGCTTGGTTTATATGAACCTATAAACGGCATGGTAACTATGGACGGCACCGACATACGGCAGATCGATCCGGCGGAATTGCGCCACTTTCTGGGTTATGTTCCCCAAGACATCATCCTTTTCCGAGGAACCGTGTGGGATAATATCACGATGGGTGCACATGATGTTGACGACCAGAATGTCATCCGTGCGGCAGAAATATCCGGTGTGGGTGATTTCGTAAAAAAACATCCCTCCGGATTCGACATGAAAGTTGAGGAATTCGGCCGTGGACTTTCCGGCGGTCAGCGACAGAGCGTGGCCATTTCTCGCGCCCTTTTGCTCGATCCGCCCGTATTGGTGCTTGATGAGCCAACAAGTAATATGGATAACCGGTCGGAAATCAGGCTAAAAGGCTACCTTGCGAAGACCGTGAAAGAAAAAACAGTCGTATTGATTACGCATCGGGCATCGCTTCTGGATATGGTAAATCGCCTGATAGTTATAGATAATGGATCTATTATTGCTGACGGCCCGAAAGAATTCGTCCTGGAGGCAATGAGAAAAGGACAGCTCAATTTTTAGACGGGAGAGCCTAGTTTGAAGAAATTTATAAAGGATTTCAGAAATAACCAATTCTTTCAGCTATTACGGAATAATCTACCCGAAAAGGAAGAGCCTGGTTTGACTAATGGTTCCAAATTCAACCGATTATTCCGGAGGCTACCTGAAGAGGATGTTGATTTCGCCACCGACATCCGTGCGACCATCCTTTCCCAGACACCCCAGGGCGGCAGACTAATCATTTGGGCAGCTTTTTTCCTGTTGGTTATTTTTTTAATTTGGGCATCCTTCTCGGAGTTGGAAGAGGTCACCCGGGGAGAAGGTAAAGTTGTCCCGTCGAGCCATGTGCAGGTCATACAGAACCTT contains:
- a CDS encoding type I secretion system permease/ATPase produces the protein MPEKSSTFIANNWNVPENQDIHEDPLLDCLIILTKMYGRNASKASLSAGLPLVQNRLTVELFARAANRADLSSRTLEKSLDEIGSVQLPAILLLHDRQACILVEKNTTLNEYKILLPQSGSGEKVITRDELEKLYTGNAIFVRPKYLTEKKSIANAQSGTSKHWFWGTILESWRVYRDVFLAAFLINVFGLVGIFYVLNVYDRVIPNSAYETLWVLSIGVTVIYLFAVVMRALRSYFVDEAAKKTNLKISAMLLQKVLDLKMEARPQSIGSFTKNLQEFEGIRDFITSFSITAIIDLPFTILGLFVVWWIGSYIVLVHVIAIVILIAYSYFIQAPLKRVVEKTIEASAQKNAILVEGVAGLETIKMLGAEGQIQRAWEEAVSYISKWGNKSRIISSSVQDVTYLVQNIMIVAVVVAGVYMITAGNLTSGGLIALVILSRQVIAPMAQVVNLATRYHHAKEALKTLDEIMNLPVERPAGKIFLPRKRFNGVIGVKNLTFSYPGQTTNVLNNITLEIAAGEKVGIIGPVGSGKTTLGKLMLGLYEPINGMVTMDGTDIRQIDPAELRHFLGYVPQDIILFRGTVWDNITMGAHDVDDQNVIRAAEISGVGDFVKKHPSGFDMKVEEFGRGLSGGQRQSVAISRALLLDPPVLVLDEPTSNMDNRSEIRLKGYLAKTVKEKTVVLITHRASLLDMVNRLIVIDNGSIIADGPKEFVLEAMRKGQLNF